Within Bactrocera oleae isolate idBacOlea1 chromosome 6, idBacOlea1, whole genome shotgun sequence, the genomic segment CATGTCAGCTTATGAACAAAAAATAGAACCTCCAGATCGTAAATGGCAATATTTGTTATTCGCTGCAGAGCCATATGAAACGATTGCTTTTAAGGTGCCATCTCGAGAAGTGGAAAAAACCGAGGGTAAATTTTGGACACATTGGAATCGTGACACAAAGCAATTTTTTCTACAATTCTCCTTTAAATTCGAACCAAAAATTATACCACCTCCTCCACCGCAAATGCATCGCGGTCTTGGCCCCGCGGGTGGTTTCCCGATGCCGGGACCGCCGCGCCCTCACCATATGTTCAATGGGGTACCACCACCACCTCCAATGGGTGTATTACCTGTACCGCCACCACCCATGTGAGACGAGGAGACAACTCCCGTCAGCAGTGGTAACGGTTAACTGCTGCGGAAgttgtaaaaatttcatttaaatcatTAAGCTACgtttaataaaaatgtcaaataaatgaaacgtcaacattttttattaaaaaagaacaaaatacaGTATTTGTATGAGATCTTTCTATTACCGGTTGCCCAAgttcattgtataaatctaagCTTATACAATGCCCAAGTTATAGCTCACTTCTTCTAGTTGTTTAACTTGAACTTTTGGAACAAAATGTTAAAACTTACATCCTAGCGAGAAATATTCAGCTCAGCCTTACactaaaatcttttaaaaatttagtaccAGTAGTAGCTTAGACTCTAAATTaggaaaaagtaaatttaattctttcttttgtcatttaatttcaaaatattttgatacgaATGCATCGAATGAAAACTATTTACTGTGAATTAAGGTTGCTATTGTTAAAAAGTATGGTATGGTAGCTTTCTCACAATCACAACAACATATATTATGATAGGTTTTATTAACATCTTTTGATCTTTTTCTTTTCCTTAgatttaacgtttttctttcaACGCGAAACGTTAGGAAAtgataaatataaattcatGCTTCTTCCATCCGGTAGCACCATTTGGCAAATTTCACTTATACCACTCGTTCCTCTTTGTATGTTTCGTTTCAGTATACGGCAGACATTTTCAAACTACACACATAGAAAAGTGACCGTATGTAGACGAGGGAAAAGCTAAAATTTTCCAATTAAGATTTCAGTAATCAGtgataattataaaattcaacaaatataGTGTTAAACTAACATTTGCTGAGACGTTTAAATAAAAGCAAGGTTGGTAGGAGTTTATAAACCACCGCGAGGTGATTTTAAAGTGATAGtcgtaaaaatatatgtacctacCTGTATTGTACGAATTTAGATAAACGTATTGTGTGTGCGATTGATATTTTaagtacaaaaaatttgttttagcatttttatcaataaatatactgcgtttttaaataaaatgagttCGGTGGATGCGAGTGGTGGAACTGGTGGTGGTGGCGCACCTGGACCCGGAGGTAGCAGTGTAGGgggtggtggtggtgttggAAGTGGTGGGGGACCTGGAGGTGGAAATTCAAATGGAACCATAAGCACCAATTTGGCTGGTATGGGATCAACGCAGCCAACAACAGGAGGTGAGTGCATAcaagaagtttaaaaattttatattagcgtGTAAGATTAGCgccataaatatacatatttgacaCAAATTTACACATGTTTGGTTATAATATGTACTCTTAGctctatatgcatatatatgaaatactGTGATTGCCTTCATTTATCGCAGTTTTTATAGTATATTTTGTGTGTGCGTTTGCTATTGTCTATTATTTGCTTGTGTACTCGCTTTCTGTACCAAAACCCTTTCCCGTAGTTCCTCTCCATTCCAATTTGTGTTATCGTTGCAGTGTGTCGTGGCTTGAAAAATCCCATATTAATTTGGGttgtcatataaaaatatatagaatttcATAATGGAACATAACAATATTTATACCTTAAaagaaattgttgttattgtagaactaaaaaaactaaaatcaaatccttgttattaattaataatcaatatgaaatttaatactgtttctagaatttatttaaaacttgtaacataaaattttattattggtaTTATACCATTCATACCATTtatgtattaattataattataccctaaacaaggtttattaaaattgccacgaaatttataacacccaaaaggaaacatcgCAGACCATATAAAAACCGTAGCTATGTCAGTCTGTCTGTACTAGTCGTTCAGTTTTTTGCGATATCGATTTGTAATTTTGCACGCGTCCTTTTCTCCTTATAaaggtgctcatttgtcggaaccgccgatctCAACCAATACAGCATTTagttaccatacaaattgaacaatcacaATGTtgtcattgtatggaaaacttttttatttgttgtgatAGCccagaaaaaattgttcagattggaccactgtagcatatagctggcaaagaaactgaccggtcaaaattaagttcttgtatgaaatcttttgtatatgtgaagggtacgGTAGTTTCGGGCCAACCGAAGTAAACGTGTTTCTTGTTTACATTAAAAATAggaaatttttaacatattaattttaacaatttcgtAACATTCGATATTCGagttaaaatgtcaaaaatagtGTTCCATGTGATTAGTtgtattgtaaaaattttcacGCAAAATTCTACAACTTGTTATCTTTGTTTTGCTTGTATAATTCTTTCACAGAAgcacaaaaaaacataaaaacccaTTTCATACAACCTAACCTCATTCAGCAAATTGAACAACATCAGGCACCAGTGCATTCAACAGTGTCCGCTATCCAATCACCAATGACATCAACTATTACGACTACAACAACTTCAATTGCAAGACACCAACAACAAACGCACAATCTTCCTATACTACCCAATCCCTATACAACAAAATCATGTTCAAATAATTTACAAACTCCTCCCATCCATTCACCCGTACACACTGCACACTTACCTACAAGTGATATTCATTCCCATTCACACAATCAAACCCATGCTTACAGTCAAAGCCATACTCATCAAACACCCCTGCAGTTTATTAAAACAGCACAAATCCATCCTTTTTCTTTTAATCCAGTTTCAGCAAAAATTTCACATGGCAATATGGTGAATACTGGCGCTACTGGCGGTAGCAACCTACAAATTGGTAGTAACGTCGTGAGTGGCGTTAGCACTATAATGACCAGCAGTGTTTCAACAGCTGGAGGTATTAAAATGACTACAGCTGGTGGAGCTATAGCGACATCCATTGGCGGAACACCTATTGCCCTCAATGTAGCACAATCGTCTTCAGCTATACGTACTATCGGCGGTGGCGGACAATCGACACAGGTGCGTGTTGTCATGCCCACCAATATTATACCGATCAAACAATTCGAAGGTGCCACAGGTGTTGGTCGTACGCAAATTACAGCTATACCAGCGGGGGTTACGGGCGTTACTTCTCGCACAGTGTCTAATACATCTATAACTGTAACGAGGCCGGTCACGCAAACAACATATTTGCCGCGAGCGGGTGTAACAGCCACACAAATGACAGCTGTGGGTTCGGGACAAAGGCTTGTAACACCAATACGTACAGGACCGGGTTCCGGATCAATGGGTGCTGGTGCAACAGTTACGGGGCTAACAGCAGCAGGTGGCTTTGTGCGGGGTACTGCCACAACCGTCAATCGTAATACATCATCGCCAGCTACGTCAGTAATTTCTCCGGCAACTAGTACGACTTGGATGCAAACTAATACGGGTGGACAAGTGCAACTTATAAGAACCATACCACAGCCAACACAAAAACGAATAATCACTGCGCAAGGCATGACCACAACTAGTGGTGCCTACAGCAACACTGGTATTAGCGGTGGCCTTGGAACATCGgttagcggtacagtgcttgcAAGCACGCCACCCACAGTTGTACAGACAGCTGGCGGCGGTCAAACGCAAACACAGCAAGGTCAAGGTGCACAATgtaagtttgaaaaaaatgctttacatgttttttttttttgcctaacaaaattgttttaattatttttaaatagctACGATACAAGCAGTGCCATCATCTGGAGTGGCACATAGTCAGTCACAGTCACAGCAACAGCAAACGTACGTTGCTACATTAGCTACTGTTTTGCCACCACGCCAACATCAAGCCACATTAGTTTATTCATCAAATGTAGCGGCAACGTCACAACCCCACACGCAGCAAACGCAACAGTTCAATCCGACACTAGCAGCTGGCCAGCGACTTGCTGTTGCTACACAGCTCTCTGGCGCAGGTACTTCCGTGGCCGGAACAACATCACGACAAATACGCCCAATACCGATACCGAAATCTTTCTCCGCCGCCAAGTTGAACACGACTAGCATAAGTATACGTGCACCAAATATAACCTCTACAATTCAACCGGTCGGTAGTGGTGGTGTGGTCGGTAGCGGTATTAATTCTGTGGTGGGGTCGGGCAATACAACTGCTAGCAATTCGCCACGCAATACAACTATGAGTGGCGTAACTACAGGTGTTGGCAACAACGTCATACCGACATCGAATTTACCTACCACTCGCATAATTCAGTTGCAACAACAGCCGGGAAGTTCTACACAGCCTATAATTGGCTCAACGGGTCGCATTTCGGGTAATGTCATGTTCCAGCCCATCATTGTCAATACATCAGGAACTGGGAAACTCGGTAAGTgtgttggtaaaaaaaaatattattatttgagaCAATAGTAcaaactccgaagaaattgtttagttcGGTCCATTATAACTAATAGCTGCCAAAATCACTGTTTGGTCAAAATTCAGTCTTTgtgttaaaaacatttatttgaccagatatcttcatgaaatttgacatTTCAATCTTCGAAacaattgttcagattggaccagTAAGCATAtaaatgccatacaaactgaacgatcaaaatcaagtatttgtatggaaaactttttttgtgaagggtattctagcttcgatgcaaccgaagttaacttttttttcttgtttacagtaaatttattgaaataatatttatatatcgtCTAAAATGACAGTGTAAGGATTTCAGACATCCATCCAGCTAATATATAACGAACTATTACTATTACAATCACATGAAAGTCATTGAATCAGCAAAAGTGTTATATTGTATTTGCTTTAAGTTAAGCTGATGTGAATGTTATTCGCACTTTTATCGCaacaaattcaatatatttacttatatcaataactacaaaaacaaagcagtgtttattattttaagtaaactGAGCATAAATAGCAATATAGCACTCTTATCACACCatttgttttgaatgtttttctaaATAGTATCTGGTCTACGGCAACCGGTCTCGATGACTGCTAAACCTTCACTGACCATAACACCATTCGGTTTGGGTAAGTTACCCACGGCCGGCGGAGGCAATGCTACGCAAATAGGCGTCAATTTACCGCCACAACAGAACGTAACAACGAGTATACAATCAACGTTAGGCGGTAATAATAGCGGTGGCGCTAGTGGCGGCAACTGTTCACCTGCTTTATCTTCAACTACGCCCACTTCAAGTTGCGGTGGCGTTACAAATCTATCTACAGCACAACTTGTGAACGTTTCgcaggcagcagcagcagctggcCAACTGTTAACCACACAGAACATTGTTTCATCAGGCGCCGGTGGTGGCACCACAGTTCTGCCATTAGCCATAACGACACGCGGTAGTAATATTCTAACAGGCACCATAACACCACTGAAGAATGCTGGCGCTATAACCGTGGGAAAAGTGATGAGTGCATCTAATACAAGCAATTTGGATAACAACAGCGTTTCAAGTGGCGCAAGTATTATAACAAGCAGCGCCGGACCATCAAGCGTTTACATACATCAAGCGAACACAGCGCAGCGCACGCATGCCACAAATTTACATGCGGCTTCGTCAACTTCAAGCAACAATACTACAGTGCTCACTGCAGcaggtggtggtggtggtgttggtAGTGGCGGCAGTATACCCACCTCAGCTGG encodes:
- the Sap130 gene encoding uncharacterized protein Sap130 isoform X2; amino-acid sequence: MSSVDASGGTGGGGAPGPGGSSVGGGGGVGSGGGPGGGNSNGTISTNLAGMGSTQPTTGVSAKISHGNMVNTGATGGSNLQIGSNVVSGVSTIMTSSVSTAGGIKMTTAGGAIATSIGGTPIALNVAQSSSAIRTIGGGGQSTQVRVVMPTNIIPIKQFEGATGVGRTQITAIPAGVTGVTSRTVSNTSITVTRPVTQTTYLPRAGVTATQMTAVGSGQRLVTPIRTGPGSGSMGAGATVTGLTAAGGFVRGTATTVNRNTSSPATSVISPATSTTWMQTNTGGQVQLIRTIPQPTQKRIITAQGMTTTSGAYSNTGISGGLGTSVSGTVLASTPPTVVQTAGGGQTQTQQGQGAQSTIQAVPSSGVAHSQSQSQQQQTYVATLATVLPPRQHQATLVYSSNVAATSQPHTQQTQQFNPTLAAGQRLAVATQLSGAGTSVAGTTSRQIRPIPIPKSFSAAKLNTTSISIRAPNITSTIQPVGSGGVVGSGINSVVGSGNTTASNSPRNTTMSGVTTGVGNNVIPTSNLPTTRIIQLQQQPGSSTQPIIGSTGRISGNVMFQPIIVNTSGTGKLVSGLRQPVSMTAKPSLTITPFGLGKLPTAGGGNATQIGVNLPPQQNVTTSIQSTLGGNNSGGASGGNCSPALSSTTPTSSCGGVTNLSTAQLVNVSQAAAAAGQLLTTQNIVSSGAGGGTTVLPLAITTRGSNILTGTITPLKNAGAITVGKVMSASNTSNLDNNSVSSGASIITSSAGPSSVYIHQANTAQRTHATNLHAASSTSSNNTTVLTAAGGGGGVGSGGSIPTSAGAFLPPGGTIYYESVPASSVQVSTGVLSLTTTTATSSTLPITQNQLVNAVSASNLAISSLPFAASAASHAGNSTATFTVVPSTGGRSIGQLQIPVSSAAGSQIQAVPLRFSAQLPAAPQGVANASSSNTISADSISVSQATQQLLQHGGVTSGQQLIIPASVASAGHHVGNSSTTATLTGAQGQHVVIPLQTSIKVTGGGAGSTVVSNFLRKRDADGSPIRAAKNLAPTLLSMGNSSGNVSGVSVLTNVTGSPAASSVGSAFSITSVASSAASSMGSAQTTTSSTLTTEALAKKDRAQAAVSSGAIGGQRVARGESPASSDGSTTVSANSSPGVEQQMQDGNMLMINHITQAPNEATHFNPINEMYANHHGNVNVPHNVLLSGISVTPSSSRTSSLDHHPQLHVPLATSTARLNGGPVECSTRKRNRRSTNDSQLSSHSQSSLTLPPPTATGVAASNMSNSNNSGNNSHYELSTATGNGGMLLAPVHGSMAPGAAGSAASHQYDGSSANTNASNANVVHNSSGNHKNNNLPPTTGNKENAKPTEFTLRRPRNFSLLHTYKQNWKTANNHFQRYTDVKPREERRPTVIDLANQTNVMGKLNGWKIHHLSSQMEDLCENESNGLDQLNNMLKQMETHEKNPETERINELLKGNIQRSKIIVDGIHDAQSQMMKIFEHKSHISDILQRCASKRNFKKREKF
- the Sap130 gene encoding histone deacetylase complex subunit SAP130-A isoform X1, whose translation is MSSVDASGGTGGGGAPGPGGSSVGGGGGVGSGGGPGGGNSNGTISTNLAGMGSTQPTTGEAQKNIKTHFIQPNLIQQIEQHQAPVHSTVSAIQSPMTSTITTTTTSIARHQQQTHNLPILPNPYTTKSCSNNLQTPPIHSPVHTAHLPTSDIHSHSHNQTHAYSQSHTHQTPLQFIKTAQIHPFSFNPVSAKISHGNMVNTGATGGSNLQIGSNVVSGVSTIMTSSVSTAGGIKMTTAGGAIATSIGGTPIALNVAQSSSAIRTIGGGGQSTQVRVVMPTNIIPIKQFEGATGVGRTQITAIPAGVTGVTSRTVSNTSITVTRPVTQTTYLPRAGVTATQMTAVGSGQRLVTPIRTGPGSGSMGAGATVTGLTAAGGFVRGTATTVNRNTSSPATSVISPATSTTWMQTNTGGQVQLIRTIPQPTQKRIITAQGMTTTSGAYSNTGISGGLGTSVSGTVLASTPPTVVQTAGGGQTQTQQGQGAQSTIQAVPSSGVAHSQSQSQQQQTYVATLATVLPPRQHQATLVYSSNVAATSQPHTQQTQQFNPTLAAGQRLAVATQLSGAGTSVAGTTSRQIRPIPIPKSFSAAKLNTTSISIRAPNITSTIQPVGSGGVVGSGINSVVGSGNTTASNSPRNTTMSGVTTGVGNNVIPTSNLPTTRIIQLQQQPGSSTQPIIGSTGRISGNVMFQPIIVNTSGTGKLVSGLRQPVSMTAKPSLTITPFGLGKLPTAGGGNATQIGVNLPPQQNVTTSIQSTLGGNNSGGASGGNCSPALSSTTPTSSCGGVTNLSTAQLVNVSQAAAAAGQLLTTQNIVSSGAGGGTTVLPLAITTRGSNILTGTITPLKNAGAITVGKVMSASNTSNLDNNSVSSGASIITSSAGPSSVYIHQANTAQRTHATNLHAASSTSSNNTTVLTAAGGGGGVGSGGSIPTSAGAFLPPGGTIYYESVPASSVQVSTGVLSLTTTTATSSTLPITQNQLVNAVSASNLAISSLPFAASAASHAGNSTATFTVVPSTGGRSIGQLQIPVSSAAGSQIQAVPLRFSAQLPAAPQGVANASSSNTISADSISVSQATQQLLQHGGVTSGQQLIIPASVASAGHHVGNSSTTATLTGAQGQHVVIPLQTSIKVTGGGAGSTVVSNFLRKRDADGSPIRAAKNLAPTLLSMGNSSGNVSGVSVLTNVTGSPAASSVGSAFSITSVASSAASSMGSAQTTTSSTLTTEALAKKDRAQAAVSSGAIGGQRVARGESPASSDGSTTVSANSSPGVEQQMQDGNMLMINHITQAPNEATHFNPINEMYANHHGNVNVPHNVLLSGISVTPSSSRTSSLDHHPQLHVPLATSTARLNGGPVECSTRKRNRRSTNDSQLSSHSQSSLTLPPPTATGVAASNMSNSNNSGNNSHYELSTATGNGGMLLAPVHGSMAPGAAGSAASHQYDGSSANTNASNANVVHNSSGNHKNNNLPPTTGNKENAKPTEFTLRRPRNFSLLHTYKQNWKTANNHFQRYTDVKPREERRPTVIDLANQTNVMGKLNGWKIHHLSSQMEDLCENESNGLDQLNNMLKQMETHEKNPETERINELLKGNIQRSKIIVDGIHDAQSQMMKIFEHKSHISDILQRCASKRNFKKREKF